The region TGCAAAGGAAACCCTGGTGGTGATACAAGTTTCCCCAGGtctttctctgcagagctgagaacTTGTGCATGGTccatttatattttacttttattccATCCTGAATCCAAACCCAGTGAAATCTTTAAAgtaaaaatgcatattttgtTTCAATCTGCACTAAAAGAAAGCTGAGCCTTTGGCCTTGACTCCTGCTGATCTCCAGGTTATTGGCAAGGATGCACAATTGCCTGATGACCTTGATTGCCTCACAGGTCGATGGCATTGCTGTGACTCAGGGGCCATAAAGCTCCACTTGCAGGTGggctgagagctggggctgctctataaaggcagggctcagcccagctgctccatccagctccatccagctgctgctctgctccccagcctcaTCCCAAGGCAGCCATGGCATTCTCAGGCAAATACGAGTTCGAGAGCGACGACAACTACGATGCCTTCGTGCAGAAGATTGGTGAGTCTGGCTGGGGTTTGTGCAGGGATTGGTGAGTCTGGCTGGGGTCAGAAATGGGGCATAGATTGCATAAAATActggggaaaggctgggagagctgagattgttcagcctggagaggagaaactTTGGGGTGACCCAGCTGTGACCTcccagtgcctgaaggggctacaggaaggatggagagagactttgcAAGgaatggagtgacaggacaaggggaaggGATTCAAACTTGCAGGGTGtgggtttagatgggatattaggaaCAAATTCTTCTCTAGGAGGGTGGGcaggatgcccagagcagctgtggctgcccctggatccctggcagtgtccaaggccaggttggatgaggcttggagcatcctgggatagtggaaggtgcccctgcccatggcaggggattggatgatctttaagctccctcccagcccaaactgTCCAAAGATTCCATGTGCATCTAGTTAAAGAGCAAGAGCAAATATACAAATAGGTATGTGCAGCTAAATAGCAAAGGCCCAAGGTCCCACAGATGAAACTCCAAGCATTGCATGTGTAGGTTAAGGAGAAGGGAATATTTTATGTACTTTGTACATTTTTCCTGTGTATTGCTTCTCAAGGCAAAGAATGCAAGATTTGTTTAAGCAAACGTATTAATGTAACTAATATCTTTCTTTGCATCAGTAATTTAAACTCAGAGCTTTGATATtgtcaaaaaattaaaaataagaaacgAACAACAGATCAGATGCTCTGAGAACAAACACACCACTACCATCCTTCAGTTCAATTCAGCTCAGATTTGACAAACtgtgtttttgttgtttaagGTCTCCCCAGTGACAAGGCTGAGATGGGAAGGAACTGCAAGATTGTGACAGAGGTGGTGCAGAATGGGAATGACTTCACGTGGACACAGCACTTCCCAGGAGGCCGCACCACCACCAACACCTTCACTGTGGGCAAGGAGGCAGACATGGAGACCATGGGAGGGAAGAAGTTCAAGGTAAATTCATGGAGCTCCtcagctccccagccccaggtggaATTGGATTTAGGGTGAAAAGCAAACCTGTGTCAGGcagtgaaggtgtccctgcccatggcagggggtgggacaTGGGGGGCTCTAAGGCTCTTTCCAGCCCAGACCATCCTGGGGCTCCCCGGGTCCATCATCACTGATTCCTGGGCTGCCTGCCAGGACCATTTTCAGAGCTGTTAATGAGTGATGTGCAGATCCGGAATCTGCCGGAACTGGGAGATGAACAAGTGTCTGTTTAACTTGTGAACATTCAAGAACTAAAGCCCACAGATTtcagccctgtgcagcacaCAACCTCTGTCTCATAAACTTCCAGCACCAGGTGTGCAGGTGTTTACAGAATCTGGTAACAGAAATTCCATTCCCAGCAACATGAACCCTTTCTCTCTCACAGGCAACTGTCAAAATGGAAGATGGGAAACTTGTAGCTGATTTCCCCAACTACCGCCACACCTCAGAGATCTGTGGGGGGAAGCTGGTGGAGGTGAGTGCTCAAAGATCCAGGGTAGttcataaaaacaaagagaatccccaaaatttgaaatttaggaaaaaatcttaaatgAAGGACAGGCTCTGagccatccccagggctgttcccCTGGGACTCTGGGGCTCTGATTACACTGTCCAACCAAAGCTTTGGTTGTTCTTTGTTACAGATTTCTACTTCTTCTGGTGTAGTCTACAAGAGGACCAGCAAAAAGATTGCCTAAGGCAGCAAGGCCAGTCTCTTCCAGTGCACTGAAAGccaacaataaaataaataaaataaagttcTGTCTTTGTCTCTTTCTTGGTTTTACAAACATCATGTTAATGCTGACCCCATTTCTAAGTACCTGACAGGGGTGGAACCAGATGAgatttaaggtccttcccaaccaaacccttctgtgaCTGATTCTTTGCTCTGAGGGACACCAGTGGTGCTCAGAGCACCACTTTGTGCCCTGAGAGAAGCCCTGAGCCTTAAAAACAAGACCTTTTAATCACTTCCTGTGCAGACCAGATGCCTTGATGGCCTGGGAGGGACTTTTACAACTCCAGATGCCAAATTCCAGACTCTTTTTGGCTGGCAAAGCCTGATTCCATTAACAAGGACTGTGCTGGGGTGTGGAGGAGGAAGCCCAGTGACACAATCTACAGTAGCATCAGTGGCACTTTCCAGCTCAGCTTTAGGAAATGACTGTTGGTTTCCATGCTTTATTATAACAATGCAATAACCAAAGCATTCTGCACCAGTATTTGAGTTACATGTCCATGGCATGTTGGAATGAATAATCATGGAATACATAATGGATGGCTTTGGGATGGAGACATTCATGAGGCTGCTGAAGGCCTGGTACCCTGTGGAAAAGTCTCAATAGTCCATACAGGGTGCAATCAGCTGATAATCCCATAGGCAAATGTGGAATCATCTGATAATCCCAGGCGTGTCCCATGTACGGCCCCACTTCATTGGACTGAGGCccatttcctatttttttcctcatgattTCTCCTCCTACACTTCATTGAGATAATCTTGGTCAGGATAAATCAAGAATCCAGTAAATAAGCTGTCTGTCCAGTAGGGATCATAGAAGAGCCCATTTTGCTCTGAGTAAAAGATTTGCAGCCACACCTCATCCTCCTGCTTCAGTGCCAAGATGGTGGATCCAGAGGCCACGTCGTGATTCCCAGTGTTGGCATCGAAAGTCTTGATCCGGTACTGCCCGTTGTGCACCAGGCCGATGGCCAGGTGCTTGTTGGCCAAGGTGATGTCGTAGGTGAAGTAGTAAatccctgggatgctgcagaTGAACTTGCCGCTGGAAGCATTGTAGTGCCCTCCCTCGTTCATCAGGATCCTGTCGAACTTGATGGGCAGCCTCTCGCGGGGGTAGCTGGTGGACACGGCCACCGAGAAGGCAgacctggccctgctggccccgcAGCTGCAGGGCCCGGGCAGCCCGGCCTCGCCCCGGCTCCCCTTGGGCCCCTTCTTCCCCGGGGCCCCGCTTTTCCCGGGACTGCCCTTGAAACCCTTGGGCCCGCGGGGCCCGGCCTTGCCAATGGCTCCTGCTTTCCCCTTCGGGCCTGGCTTGCCAGGGTTTCCTGTTCTGCCCTGGGCACCTGCAAGACAAATTATCTTATCAGGTTCCCTTATGGCTCTTGAGGGAAAGAGCTGATACAGTGGGTGGAAAGGGGTTAGAGCATTGCAGCAGGAATTTAATTTAGGAGGAAGGCATTGCTGGTGTGAAAATCCCAAGGAAATCTCACCGGGGCTGGACATCTGTCTGGACTGACCAGCCAGGGTAGGCAGGGAGCTGGTGTGGTAACAGTGGAATTCCGTCCTTTTTAAGGACCAAAAGGCTGATTCCGTTATTTGGCTCACttgagaaaaagaaggaattacaGAACAAGCtttaaatgttttggttttataGAGTGGGGCAGGTTTGTGAAGATTTCAGAGCCTCAGTTTGAGCAGGTGAATACTTTTGATCTcatgtctttcttttttcttagctttttttttattatttttttttttttacatttagcATGAGACTATATAAAAACAAGGTAGAAGTAGATCTAGATGTTGCaaaaagcccagcccagcccagctgggggaTGAACCAGCAAACACTgcgggcaggggctgccttGAGAAGGGAAGCGACttgggctggcagtgattctggCTCGGTGGTATCTGATCTGAGCAAAACCGTGAGGATTTATGCAGTGCCTCCTGACCTGCTGTTAGCAAGAGCAGATCGAAACGCGGCTGTGGCTGGAAATCTGCTCTCCAGATTGCcggctggggagggaggaggcgGCAGCCGCAGGCTGGGCTCGCTGGCGTTGCTGAGGCAGGAGTGCTCTCTAGTGTGGCAGAGGGAAATCTCggctgtgctcagctcctgccgCCTCTGACTCCGGCACAGCCCCGCCTCGGCTCAGTTTGCTCTGCGCTAGGTCCGGCACGGCCAGCGCCTGTCCCGTTTCAGCGCTCAGGGCAGCCCATGCTGCCTTTCCTCTCGTGGCTCTGGTtttcctgggagcaggaaccTCAGACCAGCTCCTTGTCTGCTCTAGAGAGCCCTGAGCGGCGCAGGGCCCACCTCACCGTGTCACCAAATGAATCCAACACAAGCTGCAGCTGTGAGAGCATGGTGAGAGCGTGGAGCCCCTGGGACAAGCGGGATCACTGGGAGGCGGACGGTGGGAATTCCTGGCGGAGTTTCCCATCAGGTGGAGCAGTGAAGGGGCTGTTGCCCCACAGCTTCCACCCTTCCATTGCCGTGTCGAGCGCCTCTCTCTTACCTTCATCGCCGTGCTCGCCCTTGTCGCCGTCCTGGCCGTCCTTGCCGTCCTTGCCCGGGAAGCCCATCCTGCCCACGGTGCCGGGGGTGCCGGGCAGGCCGGGGGGCCCGGGGGGCCCGGGGGGCCCGGGCAGGCTGCAGGCCAGCTGGGCACCGTCCTGCAGCTGCCGCTTGGCAAAGCCCCCCAGGATGTGGTTTGCCACGCAGGGCACGgtccagaggagcagcacagccgAGAACATGGCACAGCCTGTGGGAGCAGACGGGATCAGCAGCCTGAGGGCACCGCTGGCGTGGCTGCTGTAGAAACTTGCAGGAAAATGGGAGATTATTTGGCTTGTCCTGGCAGGGTGGGGGAGCTGTTTGCTTTGGTGTGATGCGATTCCAAGGACTTGGCTCACAGAGTTTTCTAACTCAGACCAATATTTTTATCAAACTTactcctctccagctctgtgtctgtGGCCATCTCTCATTTCATTTTGCTCCCTGAGcctcttttcccccaaaacaccAGGAGCAATGGCAGAGGGGTGCAGAAAGCAGCTGCTTGGGAGCAGGGAAGTGGAAGGAGAAGGGGCTTGGTGTGAACATCCCAGCATGACCTGTCCATGGTTGGGCCACCGGGGTTTCCCCAAAGCACAAAGCCCATGATGTGATGAGGGCAGGATGCAGAAGAGAGGCTGGGCAGGCTTTGGGCCAGGCCTTAGTGCCTTTTGCCTGTTGGATGAGCTGAGCCTCATCCCCTTCCCCACTGCAGCTCAGCTTTAGCAGCTCCCCAGTACGGTTATGTGCAACTCCTGCACTGGAAATAAGATGCTTAAAGCACTGGCTAAATTCCATGTTGGCCTTAGCTCTTatcctgctctcagctcctGAGGGGTGGAAATGCATATTTAGATGCTCCAAATCCAGCCAGCTGATCCTACATATTTATGCTCAGTGGGAGCCCCCAGTTCTGTGATATTATAATTAAGAACatgcagaggagagggaaatgcaAACCAGATCCAGGGCTGGATTTGGCTTCTTAAGCCCTTTGGTTCTTCAGCTCTAATTTGCTGCTGGTTGGTTTAATGGATTTCTGAGATGGAAAACACCACCCAGTGTTCATGTGGAAAGTTGAATGAAGGCTTCTGAGTTCATGGGAAGGGAAACAAATGCCTGTGGAGTAGGAGATCACACGGCAAGCTGCATCCCTGCTTCCCAGGAACCCCTCCAACAGGGCAGAACAGTGAGAGGTGTCTGGAGGTAGAGGTGACTCACAAGCTGTGGCAGGGAAAAATGTCATTGTGGAGCATAACCTGGAGAAAAGCTGGGAATGCCTCATGTGGAGAAGGAAGGTgtgagagggagcagagggtgggagagcagctcctcctgtgaCAGTTTCTTACCATAATCACTTCTGATATCTTGAGACAACCCAGTTCATTGACCTGATGGGATAAAAAGTGGCAAACAAAATCCCCCGAGGTCATGAGGTTTGTGGGACCAGTACTTGGACAAGAGGGGAGAATCCACtttggggctgtgctctggcacagctccagagctggtgCTAATTAACAGCTCCACAAGAACACTTCATCCCATATCCCAGCAATGTGTGTGGGATGCAAAGCACCACCACATCCACAAGAGCATCTATAAATACCCTCTTCAAGAAATCTTTTTGAAAGAGAACAAACCTCATGCTGTTCCACCTTAAAAGGAAACTTGTTCCTCAATGTAGAAGGTCCGATGAGCTCCAAAAAGCAAATTGGAAGCAGATCAGCATCTCCCCTCTCTGTGGTGTGggcaggcagcccagcacaggaggctgtgcagcagcagggctgattTTCCAATGACATTTTAACCAATGGCTTTGTCACCAGGGTTAGAGACCTTTGGGCCGTGACCAATGCCTGTTGTGCATTAAAGAAGTGTTTCTGTAAGAAAAGATCCTGCCTGGAAGAGTCAGGATCAGCTGTActttctgctgcttccagggcagctgggctgaaATCGCAGAGGAAAATCCCTGAGGGTTGCCAGACGCAGGGTTTGGTGGCACGTGCAGTGATGATGATTTTTTGGCCAGTGAAgccaccctgtgccatgggaaTAGGAAATGGAGGGAATTGCTGCttggagggaggcaggagcaggatgagGGACCCAGCAGTGAGTGAACACTGTGATGTTCTTCTCTATTTCCTTTCAGGATTTGAGGCTTTCTCAAATAAAACATCCATCTTTCTGCTTCACAATTTCCTAGTGTACCTCAAGGTGTCTTAATTAATCTTCAAGATGATCATTATCCCCATGAGCCTAATTCTCAGCTCTGGAGGCTGCCCTGCAGCGTCCCTGGGGTGGAagcaaaaggagcccttgggtGTGAGGCTGATTTCGGTGAAATCAGgtgtgacagcagtgacacagcaccGGAAATGGGTGGATTTAACTGATAGGAGCCAGGGAAGCACTTACAGCCACAGGGGTTTGatgtgctccctgctgctgcacaaagcaaaggagggaaagcagaggatGCACCTTCTGTCCTTGGCTGCAGGCACCGGGAATTCCTGTGCCAAACCTTCCCTAGCCTGGAGCACAAACACCAGGAATTCCTGTGCCAAACCCTTCCTAACCCGAGCTCAAACCCTCTCGGCAGCTGCCCAGCGCAGGACAGGCTGAAGGAGGTGGGAGCTCAGCAAAAGCTGAGGAATGTTTCCCTCGTGGTGTTATTTCTTTAACTGGCAGCTGTTGCCTTTATGGATTCCTGTGCAGGCTTTGGAAACCTGAGTGCTCAGTGACTTAGACCTTATTAGGGAAGTTTTCAAAGTGAAGGTtaagaggagggagaggcaggggaGGGAAAAGCGGATCTACTCACCAGTCTGATCTCCTCAGCGAGATCCTGACAGGCGCTGGCAGCCCCCAGGGCTTCGGGCAGATGTTTTGCTGCAGATCCACAGCCTCGTGCTGCCAGCAGGTCCTGGGAGGGCTGTGCAGGATTGACTTTGGTCCTTTTTATCCCTGTTTTACTCCTTCTTATGCGTAGtctgagctccctgcagcagctccacttTGGCTCCACGTTGCCAAAggcatatttttattattgtgtAATGGATCTGTGCCTCTTCCTCGGTCACGTGGCACGGGAAGGGATTTTTATGCACATGTGGCTGGAAAGCTCTTGATGCTCAGGGAGCTTTTCTATTCTCCTTCTCCCTCACAGTCCTGCAGGAGaggctcaggggctgcctgGATCCTTTCTGATTGAtgctgcccctctctgctgTAGTTGCTGCCCTCACAAGCAGGGAATGGGTAATGCTGATCCAGCTGGGGAACAACATTCACACTTTGTCCTGGAGCattaaagggaagaaaattttgTCCTAGGGGTGGAAACTCACTTGAATCACTCCAGGCTTGAATTTAAGGACACGACcatgaagcagcagctctgcaaatgcAAATTTGTACCTCAGCACTTCTTCGGGCTGATGTGCACTACAAAACACAACTTAGGGATGGCAGGGCAGGAATGCTTCTGTCTTGAGAAAGGATTGGGATTTTATTTCAAGCTTGGAAAGTAATTACAACCCCCCAGCAATTGCTTCAAGTgaggcaggaacagcaggagcagcagctgaggctggagcaggatgctctgggatgctaCCAGGGCTGGTATGGACCAGACTCATCTTTGGTTGTGGGTTCCTGCTCTGGCCCCACCAGGATCCCACAGGGGTGTGCCTGGAGGCAGGgctccaaaccctgccctgcagccactaAATCCTTTCTGCTCAGTGCAGAACATCAGCTGATCAGGAGAATGCTGGAATTGTCATTCCTTGCTCTGCCCAGATTCATCCTTCTCAGAGCTGTCACggtttatttttaagctttccCCTGTGCTTGCTCTTGACACTTGGTGGGAAGAGATCTAACATAAAAATGAAGTCTGTACACAGTTGGCTTTGTGAGCTGGGCCTGTTTAGATGCTCCTGGGAGGACTGGGAACATTTGGCTGAGGAATCACAGGGCTGTTTTCGTGCTGTGCTGACAGTCCCAcgagctcctgcagagccagcgCCAGgccccagctccctggcacTGAACAACGTCCAGGggaacagcccttcccaaacccCTGCAGTcttcagcagcatttccctgggaaaagggctgCTCTGAAAAGCTGGCTCACCTCTGGCACTGgggtgagcacagctgggacagaccCAGACACTGCTCCAAGGGCTGCTCTGGAAATGGGTCAGACAGAAATTCTCACTTTTTGCCTGTTTTCTATGAATTTGTAAGAAACC is a window of Ammospiza caudacuta isolate bAmmCau1 chromosome 16, bAmmCau1.pri, whole genome shotgun sequence DNA encoding:
- the FABP6 gene encoding gastrotropin; its protein translation is MAFSGKYEFESDDNYDAFVQKIGLPSDKAEMGRNCKIVTEVVQNGNDFTWTQHFPGGRTTTNTFTVGKEADMETMGGKKFKATVKMEDGKLVADFPNYRHTSEICGGKLVEISTSSGVVYKRTSKKIA
- the C1QTNF2 gene encoding LOW QUALITY PROTEIN: complement C1q tumor necrosis factor-related protein 2 (The sequence of the model RefSeq protein was modified relative to this genomic sequence to represent the inferred CDS: inserted 1 base in 1 codon); the protein is MATDTELERSKFDXKYWSELENSVSQVLGIASHQSKQLPHPARTSQIISHFPASFYSSHASGALRLLIPSAPTGCAMFSAVLLLWTVPCVANHILGGFAKRQLQDGAQLACSLPGPPGPPGPPGLPGTPGTVGRMGFPGKDGKDGQDGDKGEHGDEGAQGRTGNPGKPGPKGKAGAIGKAGPRGPKGFKGSPGKSGAPGKKGPKGSRGEAGLPGPCSCGASRARSAFSVAVSTSYPRERLPIKFDRILMNEGGHYNASSGKFICSIPGIYYFTYDITLANKHLAIGLVHNGQYRIKTFDANTGNHDVASGSTILALKQEDEVWLQIFYSEQNGLFYDPYWTDSLFTGFLIYPDQDYLNEV